One region of Salvia miltiorrhiza cultivar Shanhuang (shh) chromosome 3, IMPLAD_Smil_shh, whole genome shotgun sequence genomic DNA includes:
- the LOC131015373 gene encoding ATP-dependent 6-phosphofructokinase 6-like, with product MATQSNFQMKVTEGQLGYVLQDVPHITDYIPNLPTYPNPLRSNPAYSVVKQYFVDMDDSVPQKIVVHKDTPRGVHFRRAGPRQKVYFTPEEVNACIVTCGGLCPGLNTVIREIVHSLDYMYGATKVLGIDGGYRGFYSKNTIPLSPKIVNDIHKRGGTILGTSRGGHDTTKIVDSIQDRGINQVYIIGGDGTQKGAAVIYEEIRKRGLKVAVAGIPKTIDNDIPVIDKSFGFDTAVEEAQRAINAAHVEAESAENGIGVVKLMGRYSGFIAMYATLASRDVDCCLIPESPFYLEGQGGLFEYIQKRLKENGHMVIVVAEGAGEDLLAAKNEQDASGNKLLQDIGLWLSQRIKEHFSKQKKILITLKYIDPTYMIRAIPSNASDNVYCTLLAQSAVHGAMSGFTGFTSGLVNGRHTYIPFNRITEQQNKVVITDRMWARLLSSTNQPSFLGHKQIDEAKKEQGPQSQLMDDATNIGDGKNGNKDQRKK from the exons ATGGCGACGCAGAGCAATTTCCAGATGAAGGTGACGGAAGGACAGCTCGGTTACGTTCTCCAGGATGTGCCTCACATCACCGATTACATTCCCAATCTCcct ACTTATCCCAATCCGCTACGCTCGAATCCTGCATACTCAGTTGTTAA GCAGTACTTTGTCGACATGGATGATAGTGTACCTCAAAAG ATTGTTGTTCACAAGGATACTCCAAGAGGGGTACACTTCCGGCGAGCTGGTCCACGTCAGAAG GTGTACTTTACTCCGGAAGAGGTGAATGCTTGTATTGTGACATGTGGAGGTCTCTGTCCGGGCCTAAACACAGTGATCAGGGAGATCGTTCATAGCCTTGATTATATGTATGGTGCCACCAAAGTCCTGGGAATTGAT GGAGGCTACAGGGGATTCTATTCAAAGAATACCATTCCTTTATCAcctaagattgtaaatgacatacATAAGCGTGGTGGGACCATCCTGGGAACTTCCCGTGGTGGTCATGATACCACGAAGATTGTTGACAGCATTCAGGACCGTGGAATTAATCAG GTTTACATAATTGGAGGGGATGGCACCCAAAAAGGAGCAGCTGTGATCTATGAG GAAATTCGTAAGCGGGGTTTAAAGGTTGCAGTTGCTGGAATTCCCAAGACAATTGACAATGACATACCG GTTATTGACAAATCATTCGGTTTTGATACTGCTGTAGAGGAAGCACAGCGTGCCATTAATGCTGCACATGTTGAGGCTGAGAGTGCAGAAAATGGAATTGGTGTAGTGAAACTTATGGGCCGCTACAGTG GATTTATTGCAATGTATGCTACACTGGCCAGCCGAGATGTTGACTGCTGTTTGATACCCGAGTCCCCATTTTATTTAGAAGGACAAGGTGGACTTTTCGAATATATTCAGAAGAGGCTTAAAGAAAATGGACACATGGTCATTGTTGTTGCTGAAGGAGCAGGAGAGGATCTTCTCGCTGCTAAAAATGAACAGGATGCTTCAGGGAACAAGCTACTTCAAGACATCGGTTTGTGGCTTTCTCAAAGAATTAAG GAACACTTTTCgaagcaaaaaaaaattctcatcaCTCTAAAATACATAG ATCCAACTTACATGATCCGTGCTATTCCGAGCAATGCATCTGATAATGTGTACTGCACACTCCTTGCTCAAAGTGCCGTTCATGGAGCAATGTCAGGTTTCACGGGCTTCACAAGTGGGCTTGTAAATGGCCGGCATACATACATTCCTTTCAAT CGTATTACTGAACAGCAAAACAAGGTTGTGATAACGGACAGGATGTGGGCGAGGCTTCTCTCTTCGACTAACCAACCAAGCTTTCTCGGCCATAAACAGATCGACGAAGCCAAGAAAGAACAAGGGCCTCAGTCCCAACTGATGGACGATGCAACAAACATCGGGGATGGGAAAAATGGTAATAAAGACCAGCGCAAGAAATAA